A genomic stretch from Styela clava chromosome 5, kaStyClav1.hap1.2, whole genome shotgun sequence includes:
- the LOC120344327 gene encoding uncharacterized protein LOC120344327 isoform X7 has product MLISIVVIVLVYNIEETNGKQVVHCGDVGFLQYGDIIASREPPYTVGTVLEFACDRGFKGKGKRRISCLKSGHWSDPVPYCAPNSCQRDLTRVDERRKCRRSCITNQNCRGGFKQCLCDDWCGKTCFNPDADCAVPKIPENGYIIKNKISYGNTITYGCNEGFTLAGPITRRCQSDRRWSGNEPKCAAFSSCGHSTFETHSKIFGKVLLGTDAENGEWPWQVLLFHKNKNLVRKFYDKTSGFGGGSIINGQWILSAAHVFDPLPYRNPEKYFLIAAGMTKYPTEDQDIPDQINFYEAEKIRKHQDYDSSTFDYDIAMIRVGKRLKREGNIFVHDIDEIDGSITFSQYIRPVCLPCMKGDMLQNVDIWKNFDKRLCNFKSRSSMPYGFSAGEKAIVTGFGEKRDSDAEHHYRPSSLQRGELEILGDNKCVDAIRKIQVEDSDARYTNRMICAVSANKTLNVDACKGDSGGPLVKQLGKSSDYTQWLQIGVVSWGWKCGNEYPGFYTSVPKLMPWIWKTLDDSKNKIVLDYCLSSPCKNNGDCQNKKDGFSCSCVSGYRGNRCEIKINDCIPNPCFNEGTCHDKVNDFSCSCVDGYKGKLCEIDIDDCSPNPCMNGGSCKDKINNFLCTCPEGYSGKKCLTDINDCLPNPCQNEGKCVDRVNDYLCSCVDGFKGKRCEIEINNCRPNPCGNRGVCATKPGGYSCYCVIGFRGTRCESNINDCLPNPCQNKGKCVDRVNDFSCSCVDGFKGKRCEIEINNCRPNPCGNEGVCTTKPGGYSCFCPNGFEGTRCESIINDCSPNPCMNGGLCKDKINDFLCTCADGYRGKKCQTDINDCLPNPCLNGGNCVDRVNEFSCSCVGGFKGKRCEIKINNCDPNPCRNGGLCTTKPGGYLCFCPNGFRGTRCESNINDCLPNPCHHGGKCHDKVNDFFCSCLEGYKGKKCETSKNYCQSSPCKNEGRCRNLPRGFECFCRAGFSGNTCEIGRYCSQNPCSNGGKCYEAVDGFTCKCPSDFMGRKCEVDAECPPLENPKNGYVVVGKVTYGSVVKYVCNDGYTLVGLDERVCTSSRKWSGLEPTCVDFSECGVTGPLDPNLHNQLATRRVKRVVGGDDAPDNAWPWQASILVAAVESGNINVIDTLKRWELTIAGTIINKQWILTVTHPTEHMPLENFYRHQVIVVGVSSRSFVKNTIKTTVQMFRISKYILHEEFNKLTFQNDIALIKLGKRLFPKSTVPFVNIKEITFNAAVRPVCLPCTQKCVTNSHIGYNFKRGWDKDKKCEAEGEFLVKPGIKIVLTGFGTNETDYNIHTFPDRLQQVVLEVGDKNR; this is encoded by the exons ATGCTTATCTCAATAGTAGTTAttgttcttgtttataatattgaaGAAACAAATGGAAAACAAG TAGTTCACTGCGGAGACGTAGGATTTTTACAATACGGAGACATTATAGCTTCGAGAGAACCTCCCTACACAGTGGGCACCGTTCTAGAATTTGCTTGTGATAGGGGTTTCAAAGGAAAAGGCAAAAGACGCATTTCGTGTTTGAAGAGTGGCCATTGGTCGGATCCCGTACCGTATTGCGCAC cTAATTCATGCCAAAGAGATTTGACGAGGGTGGATGAACGAAGAAAATGTCGCAGGAGTTGTATAACTAACCAAAATTGTAGAGGAGGTTTTAAGCAATGCTTGTGCGATGATTGGTGCGGAAAAACATGTTTTAATCCAG ATGCGGATTGCGCTGTACCAAAAATTCCAGAAAATGGatacattatcaaaaataaaatatcatatggAAACACAATAACGTATGGATGCAATGAAGGATTTACTCTTGCTGGTCCAATAACAAGAAGATGCCAATCTGACAGGAGATGGTCAGGAAACGAACCAAAATGTGCTG CTTTTAGTTCATGTGGACATTCCACCTTCGAAACCCATTCTAAAATTTTTGGGAAAGTGCTCCTCGGAACAGATGCTGAGAATGGGGAATGGCCGTGGCAAGTTTTATTGTTCCACAAGAATAAAAATCTCGTTAGAAAG ttttatgacaaaacctCTGGATTTGGTGGTGGATCAATCATCAATGGCCAATGGATTTTATCAGCTGCTCATGTGTTTGACCCTCTTCCGTATCGAAATcccgaaaaatattttttaattgctGCCG GAATGACCAAATACCCCACCGAGGACCAAGACATTCCagatcaaatcaatttttatgaagCCGAAAAAATACGAAAACACCAAGATTATGATTCATCAACTTTTGACTACGATATTGCAATG ATTAGAGTTGGAAAAAGACTTAAGCGAGAaggaaatatttttgtacaCGATATAGATGAAATAGACGGTTCAATCACTTTCTCCCAGTATATTCGTCCGGTATGTCTTCCGTGCATGAAAGGCGATATGTTGCAAAATGTtgatatttggaaaaatttcgaTAAAAGGCTTTGTAATTTTAAAA GTAGATCGTCAATGCCGTATGGTTTTAGCGCAGGTGAAAAAGCAATCGTTACAGGGTTTGGAGAGAAAAGGGATTCTGATGCTGAACACCACTACCGGCCGAGTTCATTGCAAAGAGGCGAATTGGAAATTCTGGGTGACAACAA ATGTGTCGATGCGATAAGAAAAATCCAGGTAGAGGATAGTGACGCTCGATATACAAACAGGATGATTTGTGCTGTAAGTGCAAATAAAACGCTAAACGTTGATGCGTGCAAAGGAGACAGTGGGGGACCACTTGTTAAACAG TTGGGGAAATCATCGGACTACACACAGTGGTTGCAAATTGGTGTCGTTAGTTGGGGATGGAAATGTGGAAATGAATATCCTGGATTCTACACATCTGTTCCAAAATTAATGCCTTGGATTTGGAAGACTTTAGACGATTCAAAAAATAAGATAG TTTTAGATTACTGTTTGTCAAGTCCATGCAAAAATAACGGtgattgtcaaaataaaaaagacgGATTCTCTTGCTCTTGCGTTTCTGGATACCGTGGAAATCGCTGTGAAATTA agATAAATGACTGTATTCCGAACCCGTGTTTTAATGAAGGAACTTGTCATGATAAAGTGAATGATTTTTCGTGTTCTTGTGTTGACGGATACAAAGGGAAACTATGTGAAATTG ACATAGATGATTGTTCACCAAATCCTTGCATGAACGGTGGATCATGCAAAGACAAAATCAACAATTTCCTATGTACTTGTCCTGAAGGATACAGCGGAAAGAAATGTCTAACTG ACATCAACGACTGCCTACCAAATCCTTGTCAAAATGAGGGGAAATGCGTCGATAGAGTAAATGACTATTTGTGTTCATGTGTTGATGGATTCAAAGGAAAAAGATGCGAAATAg AAATAAACAACTGCAGACCTAATCCATGTGGGAATAGAGGTGTGTGTGCGACAAAACCAGGAGGGTATTCGTGTTACTGCGTTATCGGCTTTCGAGGCACGAGATGCGAGTCAA ACATCAATGACTGCCTTCCAAATCCTTGTCAAAATAAAGGGAAATGCGTCGATAGAGTAAATGACTTTTCGTGTTCGTGTGTTGATGGATTCAAGGGTAAAAGATGCGAAATAG AAATAAACAACTGCAGACCTAATCCATGTGGGAATGAAGGTGTTTGTACAACAAAACCAGGAGGGTATTCGTGTTTCTGCCCCAATGGGTTTGAAGGAACGAGGTGCGAGTCAA tcATCAATGATTGTTCACCAAATCCTTGCATGAACGGTGGATTGTGCAAAGACAAAATCAACGATTTCCTATGTACTTGTGCTGACGGATACAGAGGAAAGAAGTGCCAAACTG ATATCAACGACTGCCTTCCAAATCCGTGTCTAAATGGTGGGAATTGCGTCGATAGAGTAAATGAATTTTCTTGTTCATGTGTTGGTGGATTCAAAGGGAAAAGATGCGAAATaa AAATAAACAACTGCGATCCTAATCCATGTAGGAACGGAGGTCTGTGTACAACAAAACCAGGAGGGTATTTGTGTTTCTGCCCTAACGGTTTTCGAGGAACGCGATGCGAGTCAA ACATCAACGATTGCCTTCCCAATCCGTGTCACCATGGGGGGAAATGTCACGATAAAGTAAATGACTTTTTTTGCTCATGTTTAGAAGGATATAAAGGGAAAAAATGTGAAACAA GTAAAAATTATTGTCAGAGCTCACCCTGTAAAAACGAAGGAAGATGTCGAAACTTACCTAGAGGTTTCGAATGTTTCTGCCGTGCTGGCTTCAGCGGAAATACTTGCGAAATAG GCAGATATTGCAGCCAAAATCCTTGCTCTAATGGCGGAAAATGCTACGAAGCTGTTGATGGCTTTACTTGCAAATGTCCTTCTGACTTCATGGGTAGAAAATGTGAAGTGG ACGCAGAATGTCCACCATTAGAAAATCCAAAAAATGGATACGTCGTTGTGGGAAAAGTTACCTACGGAAGCGTTGTAAAATACGTTTGCAATGATGGATATACTCTGGTTGGTCTGGATGAAAGAGTTTGTACTTCAAGCAGAAAATGGTCTGGACTTGAACCAACGTGTGTCG ATTTTTCCGAATGTGGTGTAACTGGGCCCCTAGATCCAAACCTTCACAACCAATTGGCAACCAGACGAGTGAAGAGAGTGGTAGGCGGCGATGATGCACCGGACAATGCTTGGCCTTGGCAGGCATCGATTTTAGTCGCAGCAGTAGAG TCAGGAAATATCAATGTCATTGATACTCTAAAGCGATGGGAACTGACAATAGCTggaacaataataaacaaacagtgGATATTAACTGTGACACATCCAACTGAACACATGCCCCTGGAAAATTTTTACCGTCATCAGGTCATTGTAGTTG GAGTTTCTAGTCGTTCATTTGTGAAAAACACAATAAAGACCACTGTACAAATGTTCagaatttcgaaatatattcTGCACGAAGAGTTCAACAAGCTTACATTCCAAAATGACATTGCTCTG ATAAAACTGGGTAAGAGATTATTTCCGAAATCTACTGTTCCTTTCGTCAATATAAAGGAGATAACGTTTAATGCTGCTGTGCGACCGGTTTGCCTTCCCTGTACACAGAAGTGTGTGACAAATAGTCACATCGGTTACAATTTTAAGCGTGGGTGGGACAAGGACAAAAAATGTGAAGCAGAAG GTGAGTTCCTCGTTAAGCCAGGGATCAAAATTGTTTTGACCGGGTTTGGAACAAATGAAACTGATTACAATATTCATACCTTCCCAGATCGTCTTCAACAGGTTGTTTTGGAAGTGGGTGATAAAAACAG ATAA
- the LOC120344327 gene encoding uncharacterized protein LOC120344327 isoform X6, with protein MLISIVVIVLVYNIEETNGKQVVHCGDVGFLQYGDIIASREPPYTVGTVLEFACDRGFKGKGKRRISCLKSGHWSDPVPYCAPNSCQRDLTRVDERRKCRRSCITNQNCRGGFKQCLCDDWCGKTCFNPDADCAVPKIPENGYIIKNKISYGNTITYGCNEGFTLAGPITRRCQSDRRWSGNEPKCAAFSSCGHSTFETHSKIFGKVLLGTDAENGEWPWQVLLFHKNKNLVRKFYDKTSGFGGGSIINGQWILSAAHVFDPLPYRNPEKYFLIAAGMTKYPTEDQDIPDQINFYEAEKIRKHQDYDSSTFDYDIAMIRVGKRLKREGNIFVHDIDEIDGSITFSQYIRPVCLPCMKGDMLQNVDIWKNFDKRLCNFKSRSSMPYGFSAGEKAIVTGFGEKRDSDAEHHYRPSSLQRGELEILGDNKCVDAIRKIQVEDSDARYTNRMICAVSANKTLNVDACKGDSGGPLVKQLGKSSDYTQWLQIGVVSWGWKCGNEYPGFYTSVPKLMPWIWKTLDDSKNKIVLDYCLSSPCKNNGDCQNKKDGFSCSCVSGYRGNRCEININDCLPNPCQNEGKCVDRVNDYLCSCVDGFKGKRCEIEINNCRPNPCGNRGVCATKPGGYSCYCVIGFRGTRCESNINDCLPNPCQNKGKCVDRVNDFSCSCVDGFKGKRCEIEINNCRPNPCGNEGVCTTKPGGYSCFCPNGFEGTRCESIINDCSPNPCMNGGLCKDKINDFLCTCADGYRGKKCQTDINDCLPNPCLNGGNCVDRVNEFSCSCVGGFKGKRCEIKINNCDPNPCRNGGLCTTKPGGYLCFCPNGFRGTRCESNINDCLPNPCHHGGKCHDKVNDFFCSCLEGYKGKKCETSKNYCQSSPCKNEGRCRNLPRGFECFCRAGFSGNTCEIGRYCSQNPCSNGGKCYEAVDGFTCKCPSDFMGRKCEVDAECPPLENPKNGYVVVGKVTYGSVVKYVCNDGYTLVGLDERVCTSSRKWSGLEPTCVDFSECGVTGPLDPNLHNQLATRRVKRVVGGDDAPDNAWPWQASILVAAVESGNINVIDTLKRWELTIAGTIINKQWILTVTHPTEHMPLENFYRHQVIVVGVSSRSFVKNTIKTTVQMFRISKYILHEEFNKLTFQNDIALIKLGKRLFPKSTVPFVNIKEITFNAAVRPVCLPCTQKCVTNSHIGYNFKRGWDKDKKCEAEGEFLVKPGIKIVLTGFGTNETDYNIHTFPDRLQQVVLEVGDKNSCQRGIDDISFIRRVDSFDVFNSTFCTGSSIPHKVMAGCIGDGGAPVVRKITQRDGSVCWVQVGISSFGAQCDGKIPEFYTKVANHINWVQETMLKN; from the exons ATGCTTATCTCAATAGTAGTTAttgttcttgtttataatattgaaGAAACAAATGGAAAACAAG TAGTTCACTGCGGAGACGTAGGATTTTTACAATACGGAGACATTATAGCTTCGAGAGAACCTCCCTACACAGTGGGCACCGTTCTAGAATTTGCTTGTGATAGGGGTTTCAAAGGAAAAGGCAAAAGACGCATTTCGTGTTTGAAGAGTGGCCATTGGTCGGATCCCGTACCGTATTGCGCAC cTAATTCATGCCAAAGAGATTTGACGAGGGTGGATGAACGAAGAAAATGTCGCAGGAGTTGTATAACTAACCAAAATTGTAGAGGAGGTTTTAAGCAATGCTTGTGCGATGATTGGTGCGGAAAAACATGTTTTAATCCAG ATGCGGATTGCGCTGTACCAAAAATTCCAGAAAATGGatacattatcaaaaataaaatatcatatggAAACACAATAACGTATGGATGCAATGAAGGATTTACTCTTGCTGGTCCAATAACAAGAAGATGCCAATCTGACAGGAGATGGTCAGGAAACGAACCAAAATGTGCTG CTTTTAGTTCATGTGGACATTCCACCTTCGAAACCCATTCTAAAATTTTTGGGAAAGTGCTCCTCGGAACAGATGCTGAGAATGGGGAATGGCCGTGGCAAGTTTTATTGTTCCACAAGAATAAAAATCTCGTTAGAAAG ttttatgacaaaacctCTGGATTTGGTGGTGGATCAATCATCAATGGCCAATGGATTTTATCAGCTGCTCATGTGTTTGACCCTCTTCCGTATCGAAATcccgaaaaatattttttaattgctGCCG GAATGACCAAATACCCCACCGAGGACCAAGACATTCCagatcaaatcaatttttatgaagCCGAAAAAATACGAAAACACCAAGATTATGATTCATCAACTTTTGACTACGATATTGCAATG ATTAGAGTTGGAAAAAGACTTAAGCGAGAaggaaatatttttgtacaCGATATAGATGAAATAGACGGTTCAATCACTTTCTCCCAGTATATTCGTCCGGTATGTCTTCCGTGCATGAAAGGCGATATGTTGCAAAATGTtgatatttggaaaaatttcgaTAAAAGGCTTTGTAATTTTAAAA GTAGATCGTCAATGCCGTATGGTTTTAGCGCAGGTGAAAAAGCAATCGTTACAGGGTTTGGAGAGAAAAGGGATTCTGATGCTGAACACCACTACCGGCCGAGTTCATTGCAAAGAGGCGAATTGGAAATTCTGGGTGACAACAA ATGTGTCGATGCGATAAGAAAAATCCAGGTAGAGGATAGTGACGCTCGATATACAAACAGGATGATTTGTGCTGTAAGTGCAAATAAAACGCTAAACGTTGATGCGTGCAAAGGAGACAGTGGGGGACCACTTGTTAAACAG TTGGGGAAATCATCGGACTACACACAGTGGTTGCAAATTGGTGTCGTTAGTTGGGGATGGAAATGTGGAAATGAATATCCTGGATTCTACACATCTGTTCCAAAATTAATGCCTTGGATTTGGAAGACTTTAGACGATTCAAAAAATAAGATAG TTTTAGATTACTGTTTGTCAAGTCCATGCAAAAATAACGGtgattgtcaaaataaaaaagacgGATTCTCTTGCTCTTGCGTTTCTGGATACCGTGGAAATCGCTGTGAAATTA ACATCAACGACTGCCTACCAAATCCTTGTCAAAATGAGGGGAAATGCGTCGATAGAGTAAATGACTATTTGTGTTCATGTGTTGATGGATTCAAAGGAAAAAGATGCGAAATAg AAATAAACAACTGCAGACCTAATCCATGTGGGAATAGAGGTGTGTGTGCGACAAAACCAGGAGGGTATTCGTGTTACTGCGTTATCGGCTTTCGAGGCACGAGATGCGAGTCAA ACATCAATGACTGCCTTCCAAATCCTTGTCAAAATAAAGGGAAATGCGTCGATAGAGTAAATGACTTTTCGTGTTCGTGTGTTGATGGATTCAAGGGTAAAAGATGCGAAATAG AAATAAACAACTGCAGACCTAATCCATGTGGGAATGAAGGTGTTTGTACAACAAAACCAGGAGGGTATTCGTGTTTCTGCCCCAATGGGTTTGAAGGAACGAGGTGCGAGTCAA tcATCAATGATTGTTCACCAAATCCTTGCATGAACGGTGGATTGTGCAAAGACAAAATCAACGATTTCCTATGTACTTGTGCTGACGGATACAGAGGAAAGAAGTGCCAAACTG ATATCAACGACTGCCTTCCAAATCCGTGTCTAAATGGTGGGAATTGCGTCGATAGAGTAAATGAATTTTCTTGTTCATGTGTTGGTGGATTCAAAGGGAAAAGATGCGAAATaa AAATAAACAACTGCGATCCTAATCCATGTAGGAACGGAGGTCTGTGTACAACAAAACCAGGAGGGTATTTGTGTTTCTGCCCTAACGGTTTTCGAGGAACGCGATGCGAGTCAA ACATCAACGATTGCCTTCCCAATCCGTGTCACCATGGGGGGAAATGTCACGATAAAGTAAATGACTTTTTTTGCTCATGTTTAGAAGGATATAAAGGGAAAAAATGTGAAACAA GTAAAAATTATTGTCAGAGCTCACCCTGTAAAAACGAAGGAAGATGTCGAAACTTACCTAGAGGTTTCGAATGTTTCTGCCGTGCTGGCTTCAGCGGAAATACTTGCGAAATAG GCAGATATTGCAGCCAAAATCCTTGCTCTAATGGCGGAAAATGCTACGAAGCTGTTGATGGCTTTACTTGCAAATGTCCTTCTGACTTCATGGGTAGAAAATGTGAAGTGG ACGCAGAATGTCCACCATTAGAAAATCCAAAAAATGGATACGTCGTTGTGGGAAAAGTTACCTACGGAAGCGTTGTAAAATACGTTTGCAATGATGGATATACTCTGGTTGGTCTGGATGAAAGAGTTTGTACTTCAAGCAGAAAATGGTCTGGACTTGAACCAACGTGTGTCG ATTTTTCCGAATGTGGTGTAACTGGGCCCCTAGATCCAAACCTTCACAACCAATTGGCAACCAGACGAGTGAAGAGAGTGGTAGGCGGCGATGATGCACCGGACAATGCTTGGCCTTGGCAGGCATCGATTTTAGTCGCAGCAGTAGAG TCAGGAAATATCAATGTCATTGATACTCTAAAGCGATGGGAACTGACAATAGCTggaacaataataaacaaacagtgGATATTAACTGTGACACATCCAACTGAACACATGCCCCTGGAAAATTTTTACCGTCATCAGGTCATTGTAGTTG GAGTTTCTAGTCGTTCATTTGTGAAAAACACAATAAAGACCACTGTACAAATGTTCagaatttcgaaatatattcTGCACGAAGAGTTCAACAAGCTTACATTCCAAAATGACATTGCTCTG ATAAAACTGGGTAAGAGATTATTTCCGAAATCTACTGTTCCTTTCGTCAATATAAAGGAGATAACGTTTAATGCTGCTGTGCGACCGGTTTGCCTTCCCTGTACACAGAAGTGTGTGACAAATAGTCACATCGGTTACAATTTTAAGCGTGGGTGGGACAAGGACAAAAAATGTGAAGCAGAAG GTGAGTTCCTCGTTAAGCCAGGGATCAAAATTGTTTTGACCGGGTTTGGAACAAATGAAACTGATTACAATATTCATACCTTCCCAGATCGTCTTCAACAGGTTGTTTTGGAAGTGGGTGATAAAAACAG ttgCCAAAGAGGAATAGACGACATCAGTTTCATTCGTAGAGTTGATTCATTCGATGTGTTTAATTCAACTTTCTGTACCGGTTCATCAATACCACATAAAGTAATGGCAGGGTGTATAGGAGACGGCGGGGCTCCTGTCGTGAGGAAG ATAACTCAACGAGATGGCAGCGTTTGCTGGGTTCAAGTTGGCATCAGCAGTTTTGGAGCTCAATGTGATGGGAAAATACCAGAATTCTACACAAAAGTTGCGAATCATATAAACTGGGTACAAGAAACAATGCTGAAAAATTAA